The Patescibacteria group bacterium genome segment GCAACTGTTGATTTGCCAACCGGACAAAGCATTTGGCGAAGTTTTTTGGCAACAATTAATGCTGCTGGACAAGTGATTAATAAAAGGGAATATGTTGACGAGTGGCAAAGAATGGTGCATTTATATGGTCAAACCTTTTTTCAACTTGATAATTCCGGCTTTCTAATAGCTGGTATAAGAGGCGTCGCAAGTTCTAGTGCAAATCCTGTTGAATCAATTTTTGTTTTTCTTTTGAAAACCGACTCTTTGAAAAATGAACTCTGGAGAAAGATGTATTTTTTACCAAGCATACACAGTGATTTTTACAGGTGTGGCGTCGAAAAAGTTTGGCAAAATGAAAATACGATTAATATTGCGGTTTGCTTTTATAATTCGTCATTGTTCCCGAAAGGGGGAATTATTACCACGGATTTAGAGGGCAATTTTCTAAACTGTATCACCTACTCCCATCCGATTTATACCTATGTTTCTTTAAGAGACGCTATGAAAACAAGTGATGGACACGCAGTTTTAGCTGGACGCTCTCCTCCAGCCGGACCCCCAGCTTATGTGACCCTTCTTAAAACTCCTTTAAGTGGCATTAGTGAAAATTCTTTTTTCTCTTCCCAATTCTCTACTCTTAAAGTTTTTCCCAATCCAAGCACCGGCTTAGTTAATTTTCACTTGCCAACTGGGTACAACAGCAGCAAAGTAAAAATCTATGATGCCACCGGAAGAATAGTCAAGACATTCGAATTTCAAAATCAATTTCGGGTGAAACTTTCACCCGGCATCTATCTCTGTGAGACCGCCGCTGAGACCGACGCAAAATTTAAGATTATCATCCTGGGACAATAAATATTGTCCCAGGTTTTTTTATTTTATTCAGGAGTTCCTGGTCCGCAATCAAGCTGCCAATCACACATAGAACAAGTTTTTTGAACCGCTCGATAGAAAATACAAGATCGGCTATCGCCTACTTTACAACTATCACAACGAGGATGGCTATAGGCACCGGCTATCTGGAAATCAGGTAAATAAGAAACACTACTTCGACAAGTACCCCAGAAAGTACCTCCTGTTAAACAAGGAGGTTGATCACAACTAATAGTCGAAGAACAACAAACCCCTCCGCAACATTGATACCCAGAAGGACAAGTTGGGGAGCTACAAACTTCTGTTGATAAATCTACACAATGTGGAATTGGACATTCGCTTGGATTATTTGGATCACAATTACAACACCGACCAGTACCGGTACAATAATAATAATCAGAATAAGGACAACATCTGTTTTCACAAGCGCAATGACCAGAAGAACAATTTGATACAGTACATGGAGTACCTGCTCGACAAAAACCACTAACACAAGTTTGAGTTCCGGGATAACTACATATACCAAAAGGAGGTGTAGGATCGTTGCCTTCACAGACCTCACCACAATTACGAATCCCATCACCACAAGAAGTAACCCAATTACCTGATAAGTTAGGATCACACTTTTGCCGGGCTATGCTTGGATGGCAACTATTGGGAATTACAGAAGCATTACTATCATCACAATCACCTCTTTGAATTGGACCGGTGTAATTTGGGTAATTCAGTGTATCTGCTTCTCTATAACCCGTACCAAGTTGAAGACAATCGGTGTCTAATGGATACCGACCCGCGATTTCAAAATTACCGAGATATTTGTCTGAATCAGAGTCGCGTACGCAAATTTTGGCAGGCATCCCATTAATACTATCTGGTCTATTCCAGCCAATCAAAATAGAAGGGTTGGTAGTATATGGACCAAAAACAATTTTTCCGGTGCCGGTCAAATCAACACCCTTGTTTGTTCCTTTGGTAGCAAAAATCAAATAAGCTGGTTTTTTCTCTTGCAAATTCAAAGGATTCACCCAGCCACTCAAGTTAACGGTGGCACTACCAATAACCAGTCGGCCAGTTTCTGTGCCAATAACTAAACCTCTCTCTGGACTCTGACTATCAGTAATTAAACTACAGGATTGAGTAAGAGTTAAATTACCAATCCATAATGGACAGGTGTTCTGAGGAGCCCAATCTAATTCCAGTTTATCTTCCCTCCCTTCTTTATTTTTTACCAAAAAATTTGTCCAAACAATTTCTTCTATTTCTTTAGGTAAAACTATTTCCGCCTGCCAAACTGATTCTTTTTCATCATAGCTCATAAACATCTCTTTTTCAAAATCTGGACGGGCAATGATTTTAAATTTCACCTCCGCTAAACCAGCTGGGTCTTCAATTTTGATTTTCGCCCAAATTTTTTCACCGCCCTTTACTTCCCTTGGCCGTTTGGAAAAAATACCGCCTAAAAATTTTGGATAAACACCTGGTGCCGAGGAAACACGAAAAGCATATTCACTGTTTTTTGGTTTCTCGGTCGGTTCAAAATGGTTCAGTTTTTCAATCTCTTCTTCGCTCAAAACATAGTTTTTTTGTTTTTCGACTTTGGAAGTTTGCCAAAAGAATAAACCTAAAACAACGAAAACCAAAATAATGATGAGAGGAATGATTTTTTTCATAGACGTAAAAGTTAATTTTTAATTTATTTTTTATCTCACTTTTAAGCCTGAAGTGTTTTGATCTGAAGCTAAATTGGTTGCCCGGCCCGGCCAATCAAAACGGGGAGCAATTAAACGATAGGAAACAT includes the following:
- a CDS encoding T9SS type A sorting domain-containing protein — translated: MMEEKMRSLTLLIILLHFLVFSTSAATAQTWWTYEELGNAAPCKGIETENGYVHTGGTFNVPGGGCYLAKTNKVTGALDWYQYYPSLFFEQSWGYDLVQTPDGGFAILSTDDMGFGNVFRLIRTNPMGESLWNKLIAPQNQAVAAPYYLVLFSPDSGFIMGGRNDGGIIMARTNKYGETLWTRRGVARESIYRSMEVRGIITKTNTIIYLLGLATVDLPTGQSIWRSFLATINAAGQVINKREYVDEWQRMVHLYGQTFFQLDNSGFLIAGIRGVASSSANPVESIFVFLLKTDSLKNELWRKMYFLPSIHSDFYRCGVEKVWQNENTINIAVCFYNSSLFPKGGIITTDLEGNFLNCITYSHPIYTYVSLRDAMKTSDGHAVLAGRSPPAGPPAYVTLLKTPLSGISENSFFSSQFSTLKVFPNPSTGLVNFHLPTGYNSSKVKIYDATGRIVKTFEFQNQFRVKLSPGIYLCETAAETDAKFKIIILGQ